The window ttttattagaatgcatatttaaaaaatttagtccATTTAATGCTCATACCAACTCATTTCATACCATTTTCAATTCTTTATTTCCTTATTAAGGAAAAATTAGGTTAAGTAAGAATATGATAGATACCTTCATGTCCTCCACAAAAGAGGGAAACCCACCAATGGCCATGAATGTCAAGAATGCTGCCACAAAAAAGAGCATTGCTCCTCTTGCCTAATGTTGTAATTAAACAACAAATATAGTAAgtcataataaattattaaaataacaaaaaagatTGAATCTTTTTCATTACCCACCTGAATCGAACCATAGGTTGTTCCGATGTCAAAGAAAATAGTGCCAACGCACAAACACAAAGCTATATAAATTGCAAGTCGAAGCCAATAATAACCCAAATCACGATACATATTGACAAAAGATCTTCGTGTGAGGACTTGGCATTGTGTTACAAAACTTGCTTGACCACCCTTCTTCTCCAATAATGCTCCCTTATTCTACATACATAAAAGAAAACAGATTATTTAGTTGACTAATGTGTCACAAATTGCTTCTATTTACAAGCAAAAGTACAAAATTTCCACATTTCACATTGATTAGTTATGGTGTACCTatcaatacaaatattaaacatttctttaataattacCTGTTGAGAAATTTCTTCTACTCTCCTTTCAACTTGTCGGCAACCTTCTGAAGAATTATATGACTTAACGAGTATGTTGATTGCTTGTATTGCCTTCATAGTTGACTTGCCACCACTTCCATGTTCTAtgtcctaattaattaattagaataaatatatatagtcattaattaaactaattattcattaatcaacataaatttattaataaagaaaaaacattCTTACCGTATCAAAGTCTTTATTGATGGTTCTTAGATAATGATCTGAAGGATTCCTCATGGGTGGGCATGGAAAACCATTTAGAGCAAAGAactgtaaaataaataaaaataaaatggtttagaatttagggtttagagttaaTTTTTCGTaacatattatttgttttgtctCAAAATTACCTCGCCTGCAGCCGAGGCGGATCCAAAATATACTGTCTTTCCCGAGGATAGAAGACACAAATTGTGGAAGAGTTCGAATACTTCACTACTCGGTTGATGGATGGATGCGATCACGGTTCTCCTATTATGCTGAGCCAACTTAACTATACTATTCATGACATGGTACGATGCCGCACTATCGAGCCCGCTCGTGGGCTCATCGAGGAACAAAAGTTGAGGACGAGTCAAGATCTCAATACATATGCTAACCCTTCTCCTTTGCCCTCCACTTAACCCTTTCGAACTCCATCCCCCGATCCTCGTATTCCTCACACCTTGCAAACCCATCTCTCTTATGGTTGCTTCGGCTCTTTCCTTCTTCTCAGCTATCGACATTGAGTCCGGGAGTTGGAGTTGAGCTGAGTATTGAACTGTTTCTTTAACGGTTAATGTTGTCATGAGTGTGTCATCTTGTGTCACATAAGCCTATttgtaaaaattttatttaacgTGAGTGATAagtgtttaataaaatatatcatatcatatgtatgtatgtatgtatacaTACCGAGGTTCCAAAAGAAAGGGCTCTTTTTTGACCATTGACGAGGATCTCTCCGGCTTGTCTTGTGTTGGAATCCAATCTTCCTATATTAATCATGCACAAAGATTTTGTTGACCATAAAAACTATTACAAATGATAAAACAAATTATGTtggttagttttgttttattaccCATGTaagtttttaagtttatggttgTGCCCATTTTCactataaaaagagaaaaaaaaaatagagttttcGTGTAAGTttggtaattatttttaaaggtaaaatatatatatatatatatatatatatatatatatatatatatatatatatatatatatatatatatatatatatatatatatatatatatatatataattaaggcTAATGGGGCCTAAATGGAATAATAGGTAAAGgacaaaagaaaagaagttgAATTCCTTAATTTAATTTCTAGATCTGAAAGAAGTCAATTAATTCGTGTCATATTCACACTTAACCTAATGACTAGTTTTATTTTCTTCCCTTTTCAACaactatcataataatttaataaataaatcatatttataattattaaaattcaatataattaataataaacatttcaaatgctaaatttattaatgtttttcttaaaactaaattaaatttaaaattagtattaattGTATGTTAGAGAAGACTCTTTCCTAACACCTCATCCTCAACTTATACActactctttatttattaaaaaacgtTTCACATGAGAAcggatatataatataatatgaattcaATTATGGTatgacataataaaaattatattaatttaacacaaatTTGGTATGCAAAGGTCGGTACAACTTGCAATATTTTAATACGGATGATCATGATCCATCCATCCCACTTGCTTAGaagttaaataagaaaaaattaaaagttctCTCATCATCAAGTCTTTTAATCATTCAAACCAtcaatgaatattattattattattattatttattttcaaaattgacataATCTATAACCAGATTTACAGATTTAAGTCAGGGATATGATGAACTCAAGCTAACAAATAAGCCTACCCATACTCCAAATAATGAATCCGTTAAGATTGAAGATTAGATTATTTGATAGTAGTTAACTAacttttaatatgaaaaatggagaaaagaaattgaaatatatatatttacctgCTAAGGCATCTAGGAGAGTTGACTTTCCGCAGCCGGACGGTCCCATGATAGCCAAGACCTCCCCTGGCTCGACATATCCGGTGACTCCATGAAGAATCGGGAGTCGGCCGCCACCGCCAGCACCACCGCCGTTATTTTGATGAGGCACGGTTACCAATAAGTCGGTCCAAGTCAAGAAAATGCCATCGGCGGCGGTGCCGTTATTAATAGTATTATTGGTATCGCGGTTGAAAGTGACGACATAGTCTTGAGAGGTTGGGAATGGAATACTAATCGTTTCCGTTTCCAAAGAAGATGTCTTGATTTCTTGATCGATCCTAAGAGATTTTAACGTCGACGTTGGTAAAGATGGGGGAGTTGTTCCGGCACTGAAAGGAAATGTCATTTTGGTTGGTAAATCGATATTATGATCTAATTCGGCAGAGGTAACGCTCTCTGTTTCGGGATCTTTGAGGAGTTCTCTTGTCGGACTTGGACTTGGTGTCCATCTTGGGACATAAAATGGAGGAGGAGGGGGAGGATTGTTCATCATGTCAGAAGAATTAGatcttctagagagagagaaagaaagaaagatcgagcgagagagatgaagaaagattgtattgaagaagCTATGAAAGGACGATGAGTATTTATAAcaaggaaatgaaagaaaataaaaaagaaaagaaaagaaaggaaaagaaaggCTGGCTGAACTGAATACACATTGGCAGCCTTAGACTCAATTTCAAAAGTCAAATAGAATAAGCAGCTCACCTACGCGGaatagctagctagctagtaaATCATAATATGTTTGGTAATTCATGACTTTAATCAAATCAtttctaaacaatttttttttttattcatcctGACAATCACttttaataacttaaaaagTCATaagctaattaaaaaaaaaatgcttcGAGTGATTAGGGTTTGTGTTTTACCATTCTCAAgagtcaaataataatttttaagagaATAATTGTGACGGGTTTGATTCTCActataaaatcatcattttttaaggtgaaaattattcatatttgaCGACTTCAAACACtcattttatttctaaatcaaTAATCAATAATCTAAATTGGGAAGCAGTAGTATTCAAACACGAAGTAGTATCTCATTTATCCATTTTATTTATTCGTTTGCACTGGCTAATCtactttattaatttaaatgggAGCTTCCTAATGGAACGAAGAAGGAAGATATTAATTTAGATGTTAGACCAGGTATTATCATTCATAAGAAAAATGACTTAATTCTGATGGCTAAGAGTATTAGTGTTGAATAACTagatgaacttttttttaaatttaagaaataaaaatatgttaacatTATGAAAAAACAATTAGTACCATTGGAAATATTATTCAGCTCCAAGTGCTTATGATTCTTGCCTATGAGGATATCGAGTCCCACTTGCAGCCACATaaagttaagaaaaaaaattaaagcatccaaaacaaataaatacaagtattactaattagttaaattttactattaatttacatttgaatttctttcttattaaattctcatttttattctcattttcatttaattaattaaattagtttaactcAAACattattactaaataaatacTGATGATAGTTGGGCATATGCTGGCtgcaaaatcataattatttggTAGGGTTATGTTGTtgaatatatacatatatatatgtggtGCAAAAAgctagaaaataaaaaatggggaAGATACAcgtatttattttgaatttttaaaaataattttaaattaattaaacattattttatatatcacGTTATATATGagcttaatatattttattattatatattaataccttaaattttttttatttaaatatttcttatctcaaaattaattcaattcaaGTTTTTAGCttaaatctatttattaaaaatttcttatctcaatattaatttaatccaatttttttataaataattcattatttaaaaacctCTTACAAAGCTAGTGATTATAAtctatagaattatttttatgagTAACAATAATGATTTCTAAGAGATCAAATGATACGAGTTTAATTCTCACACCTTAAATTAAAGTCACgttagtaaaattattatttaattttttctatatttataaggtaaaaatattaatatttgggGACTTCAAACACCCAATATCTCATTTATCCCTTTTATTTCTAAATCAAGAAGAGAAGTAGTAGTATTCTAACATCATACTAATTAACAATGTTTGTTTAACAAAGTAAAAAAGTTAATACACCTAATacttaaatttaagatataaatataatttgttgaaaaataaacatatattttatagaaatactTTCAATTGATACATTAGACTTATAATTTTGGATAAagatgtttattattttaagtgcACCTAGTtggaaataaaatgaaataaggcGTCGACGATTGTAATTGTATTATACATATAACTCTTATTACGACGTTTCCTGAAATTCGTTCGAGAAAGTCGATGAATTcgattaaaaaactaatattcttatttatatgtgttggtggattttttattttaattgttataatGTTAGGTTAATTTGCACGCTGTGCTTAAATTATTctcatcaattttattatatattaattttttttattttattttataaaaagtataaaatagaTAGGGATAATGTGACTgagatttttatatattcttccCAACAAATGAACCTGAATTTGAAAGGATAAATgttattaaacttttaaaatatacataattaaaatataatttagaagaTTAGATCCGGACAATTTCAAATTGAGCTAATGTTGTTttctatgtttaaaaaatagatataaatatttctctgtataaaaatatttttcttgttaaataatttattaataaatatataagtagttataagatataatgttttttctttgttaaaatatttatagatataattaaatgtttggtatacaaatattaaaagctttttctctctatatatattaaaaagagatTCACCACAATTACCTAAAAGAATGTGGAAATACGATAATTGTTTGGGCGGCAGCCAGCCAGTTTACGAATGATAAGAAGCAAGTCAAATTacttgactatatatattaattggaTGAATCAACTAGAGTTggcttctcttcttctttaattaTTCCCATTTCAACTCACTTTTGGTATTTAAACACTTAATTAATTGCAACCATCAGCTGCCGtcaacaatataattaaattcattcCTTCacacttaatataatatatatttagagaacaaaattaaatatatatacatcaacttttaaaagtatatttgaacttgttaaaaaaatataccttCTCACcttctaattaattttgtttaaccCAATTACCTAACATAGATCACATACTTTTTcaaaaagaatttaattaatgagttttGAGTTATctgttatttttattgttacctatgtcaaaaaaaaaaataatgggtatttgatattttagtcaattatttgaattaggatgattaactattaaatatatatatatatatataataaatattatattacgataaattattattattattattattatattttttttataaatttaatgtaatatttaattattagacattagttatataattttatagaattaGAGCTACATATTCGTTTTTTAGCATACAAAATATTAGTATTCCGTTGCTTCCATCCATGATTACTTTAATCATTGAGAGCTCTAATAAATCgattattacaatttatttttaataattattttttaatctttttgttgatgttttatttcttcaattgttatagtttttgaattttttccaGTTGTTTCATCTTAGCAATTAATGTCCATATTTTTATTTGCTTAATCCAACCATACGAGATCCTTTGTTGATTATTTAATCAACTATTACTATCTTGTCGTTGAAAGAATTATAATACTCATAAGTATTTTGTTGTATCTCTTTTGCTAATTTATTAATCAACACATTATCTTTTCTAGCATTGGATTAATTTTGACACTCACAAATATTCTTGGAGTTCTTTTTCGTTGTTGTTTCACCCTAATAGTCAATGTCTATCAGATTTTACCTTTTATTTTGTTGGTTTATAGCCAACTCATCGTCATCATATCATTGATTAAATGGATATTAACACTCACGAGTTTATTaggttttaataatataatatctagaTTTTTACAATTTCGTctttaatttcaattaattgtTCAAATCTTTTAAATGTAGCTCGATAAGATATCaatgttattatataaaataatatatttataagatattattataataatatatttatcatattaatatCCTTAAAAACTTAATATATCTTGTTCTATGAGTGTAAATGAACCACATGTTTTTCAGATTTAAaccacaaataataaatatgtttattaaataaatagataagaAAAGACAGGAGACATAAATTAGGTCAATTATAAGAACAATGCCAAAGAAGAGGGAATAATCCGAACAAgaccaaatttaattaaatgggGTTTacatctatatatctatatctgtgtatttattaaaattaatatatatatcattccCTCATTCATTATTCTcctcttaaataaataacaagttttcacttttaattttttttccaattaatAATGTGATTCTTTCTCATAAATTCTCTCTTATTACTcctcttaaattatatatttcatattccTTTAACACAACTTCTAACATGGATCACAATTTAATAacttgtaattattattattatgtttatcaGATGGAATGGGATGAtggaattttaatttatatatatttataatatatatatatatatttataatatatatatatatatattatttaaaattatacctTTCTTATTCCTGTACCACACATTTTGaggaaatgttttttttaagttttttaaataattcaaaaaaaaatcattttttttaattacttctCAATTATTgaatcactcattttattaattaaaatataaaaatattttatattttaaattatttttattttatttatatatattaataccttttaaatctttttaataaaatcaatcattatttcctcaaaatcatccaccatcattattttttccttacattaattttttttttcaaaatctccAATCCAAAACCTTAGCATGAATCACAATCAAGGAATTGTTATAACTTTGTATCAGTTTCACATAAGTTGATAGGATGGAATGGGAtgatgtaattttaatttatatttataatgtcataaatatatatacatacttatattttatttttaattttatattttaatatatcaatataaatatattaagcataaaaataaatatttaatttaataaataatttatattataattagtttagttaaatgtgttttatataataaaagtataattttaattcgtgtataaaaaaatgatacattGCTTAGAATCCTCAAACTTGATATTTTTCGTTCCTCCAACTTGATATTTTTCGTTGTGATTCTCAACAGAATAATTTGATACTTTTTGGAcctctaaaataaattaaaaatttattctatatgaaattttagtttgcaactttaataataaaaaatattataaattttgtataattagaatagattaatatttttttttagtatatttGTGTGACTTGGTctcaaactaatttaatatcatttcactctctcatttattcattacgtcaattaaattattaactaaaatatttaataaattttattttattattatatattaatatcatttaaatctTTTACCGAAAACAATTCTTAACTctttaaaattatcaccaataattttttttttttctatccaaacttttaaaaaaactcattatttaattattagatgagattctaatttgaattatattatttatagtttaaaatatcacaatttttattatttaggtttTGTTTCAAATACATTCATGGATACCATTAGACCATGGGTTTTGGTGAACTAGTGGTTTACTTGAATGTATTCATAGTCTATTTTTTGTGACTATGTCTTAATTTGAAAGaagaaatatttcttaatttatttgacTTTGTCTTGTAATAGATTTTTAATTTCGAGGCTTACCggattgtttttattattagatgtcactatatatataatatgatatatgttatttaaaacCTACTGACATTTGAAGTTTGGAATTTCGATTATTAGATTATATATGTTTCATAGGTAGAGGCAATTGATTGCTGCAAGttgtttttgatatatatatatatatatatatatatatatatatatatatatatatatatatatatatatatatatatatatatatatatatatatatatatatatatatatatatatatatatatatatatgtaatatgaGACAGCTGGCCAATAATCATTCAAAAGTCAGATCTTTTGACCTTTGAACTTTCAATTTTAGAATGTTAagttaatgttgaaaaaaatattgtggGAATTTCATCTATTTTTGTAATTGGTGTGTAATTCGGTATTTAGAAGGATGTATATGTATAGAAGATTATGATTATACTTGTAATGTGCTACAAGAATGTGGAGCTAACATTCtatctttttttcattatcaaaattgTGTTTTTAAGTCTTTTATAGAATATTTGATCCAATCTAACTTGTTATGACGAAACCGTCAATGATGGTTGGAAGAGGTGAATCGATGCGGTTAAAAGAGCTaaactaaaaaactaaaaatacatgtatatattctattatttttttgatatattatttggttgacaaaaatcaaaaaatatttaataaccaaaGTAGAcagtaaaatattattcaaaattcagTAGAACGGTAATGTCAAATATTGTTAGATCTCATAAATCTTTAGTTGAGAATCTTATTGTTTTATAGGAGTACATTTAAACCCATTAACTTgttaattattcttataaaatttaaaattttattttgaatttttaaagtgtttttttaatttactttttttagttgtgcttaactaatttaaaaaaaaagatggtgttttaattataaaggCGAGGCATTGCTTCTTATGATGATTTGGATGAAATTAAATATCCTTAATACTCATATTATCTCAAAAGCCcaagttattattatattttattatctatttgaTAGGTGGCGGGCATCTATTTCaagattatacatatttttcttttaaacataagaaattaatattattcccTCCGGTCCTCCTCACTTCAACGGTTCTAGATGTAAATACTTGAACtaacttattaattagttaattatatataattatcgtacattaataatatttaaacaatGCCATGTTTACTGGTACAATATATGTAGACAAttcaatcaattttaaattagattataaaTCAATGATATTGTAAAAACCAATTAAtgttaatacttaattataagATGTACATATGATATAAGTTAATtgttaatattatgttatattatgaTAGACTTGACTTAAAAAAAAGacaagataataatttttttattacttttttttttaaagtgtttcatacaataaaaataaaaattgtgtaaCCCTAACATAAAAAGAGAATTGAGAGTaagaattgaattttaatattttacattttactGTCCTAACATTGGGTTGGAGGaagaataaaatatgtatattcaacgacttctttcttaatttac is drawn from Impatiens glandulifera chromosome 3, dImpGla2.1, whole genome shotgun sequence and contains these coding sequences:
- the LOC124931332 gene encoding ABC transporter G family member 1-like, producing MMNNPPPPPPFYVPRWTPSPSPTRELLKDPETESVTSAELDHNIDLPTKMTFPFSAGTTPPSLPTSTLKSLRIDQEIKTSSLETETISIPFPTSQDYVVTFNRDTNNTINNGTAADGIFLTWTDLLVTVPHQNNGGGAGGGGRLPILHGVTGYVEPGEVLAIMGPSGCGKSTLLDALAGRLDSNTRQAGEILVNGQKRALSFGTSAYVTQDDTLMTTLTVKETVQYSAQLQLPDSMSIAEKKERAEATIREMGLQGVRNTRIGGWSSKGLSGGQRRRVSICIEILTRPQLLFLDEPTSGLDSAASYHVMNSIVKLAQHNRRTVIASIHQPSSEVFELFHNLCLLSSGKTVYFGSASAAGEFFALNGFPCPPMRNPSDHYLRTINKDFDTDIEHGSGGKSTMKAIQAINILVKSYNSSEGCRQVERRVEEISQQNKGALLEKKGGQASFVTQCQVLTRRSFVNMYRDLGYYWLRLAIYIALCLCVGTIFFDIGTTYGSIQARGAMLFFVAAFLTFMAIGGFPSFVEDMKIFTRERQNGHYGVGAYVIGNTFSSIPCLFLISVIPGALAYYLVGLQRGFDHFVYFSLVLFTCMLLVESLMMIVASLVPNFLMGIITGAGIQGVMMLNGGFFRLPNDLPKPFWRYPMYYIAFHKYADQGFFKNEFEGLVFPNEMAGGGATISGEEILKSFWQVQMGYSKWVDLGILLGMVLVYRLMFFGIIKAIEKFKPMIRAFRAKHSDQSTQAHTE